In a genomic window of Ignavibacteria bacterium:
- a CDS encoding radical SAM protein — translation MKKFFFNIYLSIWQRLSSSTQNKITEMLRYNFNVNTLSPKLPRAAVIDPINICNLDCPLCASKTQNYDKGRMSFETFKIVLDKIPSLKVLVLFNWGEPLLHPEIFQMIEESVSRSIYTITHSNFSLRQNFQFFERLIGSGLHQLVISADGASQETYERYRVKGRFDWVIENIKQTVAAKKNLRKRDPKIVWKFLVNKYNEHEIDKAELMARELGVEITFDNMGLADDLPDISFPGTLEERKNLWLPKNQKFILDYYRNENKLPINDKPCYQLFSSIVVNPDAKVTPCCWITNKDNVWGDLNSQSIQEIWHGENYKYSRSLFNTLDYKGSVEKNICTKCEIFKRVR, via the coding sequence ATGAAAAAATTCTTCTTTAACATTTATCTTTCTATTTGGCAGCGGCTGTCCTCTAGCACCCAAAATAAAATCACGGAAATGCTGCGGTATAATTTTAATGTAAACACTCTCTCTCCAAAGCTTCCACGCGCTGCGGTAATTGATCCTATAAACATCTGTAATCTTGATTGTCCTCTGTGTGCATCAAAAACTCAAAATTATGACAAGGGGAGAATGTCATTTGAGACATTTAAAATTGTTCTCGACAAGATTCCTTCATTGAAAGTTTTAGTTCTTTTTAATTGGGGCGAGCCATTATTGCATCCAGAAATTTTTCAAATGATTGAAGAGTCTGTCTCGAGAAGCATTTATACAATTACTCATAGTAATTTCAGCTTGAGACAGAATTTTCAATTTTTTGAAAGATTAATCGGGTCGGGACTTCATCAATTGGTAATCTCTGCAGATGGGGCTTCGCAAGAGACTTATGAACGATACCGCGTTAAAGGAAGGTTTGATTGGGTAATAGAGAATATTAAACAGACCGTCGCTGCCAAAAAAAATCTGCGAAAGCGCGATCCGAAAATCGTCTGGAAATTTTTAGTTAATAAATACAATGAGCACGAAATCGACAAAGCGGAATTAATGGCTCGCGAGCTTGGTGTTGAGATAACCTTTGATAATATGGGTCTGGCTGATGATTTGCCTGATATTTCTTTTCCTGGGACATTGGAAGAAAGAAAAAATCTTTGGCTGCCAAAAAATCAGAAATTCATTCTTGATTATTACAGGAACGAAAACAAACTTCCGATAAATGATAAACCATGCTATCAACTTTTTTCTTCAATTGTAGTTAATCCAGATGCCAAAGTTACGCCATGCTGCTGGATTACTAATAAAGATAACGTTTGGGGCGATTTAAATTCCCAATCCATACAAGAAATTTGGCATGGAGAAAATTATAAATATTCTAGAAGTTTATTCAACACGCTTGACTATAAAGGTTCGGTGGAGAAAAATATTTGTACAAAGTGTGAGATTTTTAAGCGGGTAAGATAA
- a CDS encoding SDR family NAD(P)-dependent oxidoreductase encodes MKFKDKVVLITGASEGIGKALAIQLAQKKSKLLLLARNEEKLAELAENLNQYTEVLYHKCDVTNLNDIEVSIGKATDNFGRIDIAILNAGVGCRMKIIEFDLERTEEIIATNFFGVINFFKYLIPLFKKQNSGTIVGVSSLADVRGFPGSAAYCSSKSALTTFFESARIELKKENIKIITVRPGFVNTNMIKANEFTMKFVLEVKTASKKIIKGIEKDSNVIQFPFILSFLTYLVKALPIFLFDSLMSRGIK; translated from the coding sequence ATGAAATTTAAGGATAAAGTTGTTTTAATAACCGGTGCATCTGAAGGAATTGGAAAAGCTCTAGCAATTCAGCTTGCACAGAAAAAATCAAAACTTCTTCTGCTCGCACGCAACGAAGAGAAGTTAGCAGAACTCGCAGAAAACTTAAATCAGTACACAGAAGTTCTATATCACAAATGTGACGTGACAAATCTTAATGACATTGAAGTATCGATCGGAAAAGCGACTGATAATTTTGGAAGGATAGATATAGCGATTCTAAATGCCGGGGTCGGCTGCAGAATGAAGATAATCGAATTCGATTTAGAGCGAACCGAAGAAATAATTGCGACAAATTTTTTTGGAGTAATTAATTTTTTTAAATACCTTATTCCATTATTTAAAAAACAAAATTCTGGAACCATCGTGGGAGTCTCATCATTGGCAGATGTTCGAGGTTTTCCGGGATCGGCAGCTTATTGTTCTAGTAAATCAGCACTGACAACATTTTTCGAATCTGCACGGATTGAGTTAAAGAAGGAGAATATTAAAATAATAACCGTACGTCCGGGTTTTGTTAATACAAATATGATCAAGGCGAATGAATTCACAATGAAGTTTGTACTTGAAGTAAAAACAGCTTCGAAAAAAATCATCAAAGGAATTGAGAAAGATAGTAACGTTATTCAATTCCCATTTATACTTTCTTTTCTAACATACTTGGTAAAAGCGTTGCCTATTTTTCTATTTGACTCGCTTATGTCAAGAGGTATTAAGTAA
- the gyrA gene encoding DNA gyrase subunit A — protein MATLFEKIVPVTIEEEMRGSYIDYAMSVIVARALPDVRDGLKPVHRRVLYGMHELGLAHNRAYKKSARIVGEVLGKYHPHGDSAVYDTMVRMVQDFSLRYPLVAGQGNFGSVDGDSPAAMRYTEARLARISEEILRDLEKNTVDFAPNFDDSLQEPTLMPSYLPNLLVNGSSGIAVGMATNIPPHNLTEVIDGLIALIKDPDLKNEKLMKYVTAPDFPTGGIIYGYDGVKDAYTTGRGKLTIRAKANVETLKNNRENIVVSELPYQVNKSSLIEKIADLVREGKLDDISDVRDESDRDGLRIVIELKRDAQTEVVMNQLYKHTNMQVTFGVIMLALVNGVPTVLTLKEAMQHFIDHRHEVLVRRTKFDLDAAERRAHILEGYKIALDHIDAIVQLIKKSKDVETAKTGLMKKFKLSEIQAKAILDMRLQRLTGLERKKIEDEYKETIKLIEKLRAILASKVKRMQLISEELLQIKERYGDERRTQVIKDYTEFNIEDIIAEEDVVITISHNGYIKRFPVSGYRRQSRGGKGVTGAATREDDFIEHMFIASTHNYILLFTDQGRCHWLKVYEIPEGGRATRGRSILNLIKVDKGDNIRAFVSIRDFDPKKYVVMATEKGLIKKTKLDAFSNPRKGGIIAINLKKGDKLIEAKVSEGTDDLIIGTYEGMAIRFSETDVRDMGRGAAGVKAVKLNKTDRVVGMIVSKRKASVLVVTEQGFGKRTEIDEYRITRRGGKGVRTLKTSDKNGKMVSIRELEDNDDLVIITNKGMIIRQHAKDLRLMGRNTQGVRLIRLNQNDKIAAIARVIPEEEE, from the coding sequence ATGGCAACACTTTTTGAAAAAATAGTTCCTGTAACAATAGAAGAAGAAATGCGCGGCTCGTATATCGATTACGCAATGTCAGTAATCGTTGCAAGAGCGCTTCCAGATGTAAGAGACGGATTGAAACCTGTTCACCGCAGAGTTCTTTACGGAATGCATGAACTCGGGCTTGCCCATAACCGCGCGTATAAAAAATCTGCAAGAATTGTTGGCGAAGTTCTCGGAAAGTATCACCCGCACGGCGATTCGGCTGTTTATGATACGATGGTTAGGATGGTTCAGGACTTTTCTCTTCGCTATCCTTTAGTAGCTGGGCAGGGAAACTTCGGCTCGGTTGATGGCGATTCTCCTGCAGCAATGCGATACACCGAAGCTCGGCTTGCAAGAATTTCGGAAGAAATACTGCGTGATTTAGAAAAGAATACAGTCGACTTCGCTCCAAATTTTGACGACAGCTTGCAAGAGCCGACTTTGATGCCATCCTACCTGCCGAATCTTTTAGTGAACGGAAGCAGCGGGATTGCGGTTGGAATGGCGACTAATATTCCTCCACATAATCTAACTGAGGTTATTGATGGATTGATTGCCCTTATAAAAGATCCTGATCTCAAAAATGAAAAGTTGATGAAATACGTAACCGCACCAGATTTTCCTACTGGAGGAATTATTTATGGTTACGATGGGGTAAAAGATGCTTATACGACCGGACGTGGCAAGCTGACGATCCGTGCAAAGGCGAATGTCGAAACATTAAAAAACAACCGCGAGAATATTGTTGTATCAGAGCTTCCGTATCAAGTGAATAAATCCTCTCTTATAGAAAAGATTGCAGATCTAGTACGAGAAGGAAAGCTGGATGACATTTCTGATGTTCGAGATGAATCCGACAGAGATGGATTGCGAATTGTAATCGAATTGAAACGCGACGCTCAGACGGAAGTCGTTATGAATCAGCTTTATAAGCATACAAATATGCAAGTCACATTCGGCGTAATTATGCTTGCGCTTGTTAATGGCGTGCCAACCGTTCTGACTCTTAAAGAAGCGATGCAGCATTTCATCGACCATCGTCATGAAGTTCTTGTTAGAAGAACAAAATTCGATTTAGATGCAGCTGAGAGGCGTGCGCATATTCTCGAAGGATACAAGATTGCACTCGACCACATTGATGCGATTGTTCAACTGATTAAAAAATCAAAGGATGTTGAAACGGCAAAGACTGGATTAATGAAGAAGTTCAAGCTTAGTGAAATTCAAGCTAAAGCTATTCTTGATATGCGTCTGCAGCGTCTTACCGGATTAGAACGAAAGAAGATAGAAGATGAATACAAAGAGACGATTAAATTAATTGAAAAACTTCGTGCAATACTTGCAAGCAAAGTTAAAAGAATGCAATTGATCAGCGAGGAACTTCTTCAAATTAAAGAAAGATACGGAGACGAAAGAAGAACTCAAGTAATCAAAGATTACACGGAGTTCAATATTGAAGATATCATTGCCGAAGAAGACGTCGTAATTACAATCTCCCACAATGGATATATTAAAAGATTTCCAGTCAGTGGTTACAGAAGACAATCAAGAGGCGGAAAGGGCGTAACAGGAGCGGCAACTCGCGAAGATGATTTTATCGAACACATGTTCATTGCCTCAACACACAATTATATTCTCCTTTTCACAGATCAAGGAAGATGCCATTGGCTGAAAGTTTATGAAATTCCGGAAGGGGGCAGAGCAACCCGCGGAAGATCAATTTTAAATTTAATAAAAGTAGATAAAGGTGATAATATTCGGGCATTTGTCTCTATTAGAGATTTTGATCCAAAAAAATATGTTGTTATGGCAACGGAAAAAGGATTGATTAAAAAAACAAAACTTGACGCTTTCAGCAATCCGCGGAAGGGCGGAATTATCGCGATCAATCTCAAAAAGGGAGACAAGCTTATTGAAGCAAAAGTAAGCGAGGGAACGGATGATTTAATAATTGGTACTTATGAAGGAATGGCAATTAGATTCAGCGAAACAGATGTGAGAGATATGGGGCGCGGTGCGGCAGGAGTTAAAGCTGTTAAACTGAATAAAACCGACCGTGTTGTTGGGATGATCGTTTCGAAACGCAAAGCATCGGTTTTAGTAGTTACCGAACAAGGATTCGGAAAAAGAACTGAAATTGATGAGTATAGAATCACTCGTCGAGGTGGTAAGGGAGTAAGAACTCTCAAGACAAGTGATAAAAACGGCAAGATGGTTTCAATCAGAGAATTAGAAGATAATGACGATCTTGTGATAATTACAAATAAAGGGATGATAATTCGCCAGCACGCAAAAGATCTTCGATTGATGGGAAGAAACACTCAAGGAGTTCGGCTGATTCGACTAAATCAAAATGATAAGATTGCTGCCATTGCACGAGTAATCCCTGAAGAAGAAGAATGA
- a CDS encoding DinB family protein: MNSEAIKKIFNSLKLRDGVAQKLISLFPDDKLNWKPSNEVRTVQEIVAHIYGGARASVKAIQTGTLTKEESDKFESSSASTNTELLKLCKESFDSIYEVAMNSTDEVLRKTTNIFYGDFTVGDVLEFFPVEHSHHYGQLTVYARILGITPPFAYDFE, translated from the coding sequence ATGAATTCGGAAGCAATTAAGAAAATATTTAACTCTCTCAAGTTAAGAGACGGAGTTGCGCAAAAACTTATTTCACTTTTTCCAGATGACAAACTTAATTGGAAGCCGTCAAACGAAGTTCGAACAGTCCAAGAAATCGTCGCTCATATTTATGGCGGGGCAAGAGCAAGTGTAAAGGCAATACAAACCGGAACACTCACAAAAGAAGAAAGCGATAAATTTGAATCAAGTTCGGCGTCAACAAATACTGAGCTTTTAAAGCTTTGCAAAGAAAGCTTTGATTCAATTTATGAAGTTGCCATGAATTCGACAGATGAAGTTCTCAGAAAGACCACTAATATTTTTTATGGCGATTTTACAGTTGGCGATGTACTTGAATTTTTTCCGGTGGAACATTCACATCATTATGGACAACTGACGGTTTATGCAAGGATACTTGGTATTACTCCGCCATTTGCATATGATTTTGAATAA